The proteins below come from a single Mercenaria mercenaria strain notata chromosome 3, MADL_Memer_1, whole genome shotgun sequence genomic window:
- the LOC123523510 gene encoding uncharacterized protein LOC123523510 translates to MASVEAFIFLPLCMSFSGALQLAGFVSPGWIRFKNRFHTIHTGIWYTLTCTETCETSSVYKDHEAGSYHPYRPWQIQTTIALLACVIAVICLIKTRNTTGAIMVKWLTNGAYCSLLSGILSLVPAGTVADIVRTGEHGEDDMLFPYSLLLTGLGGILALVISLISLYSVQSGQTTNEPGVHLSSM, encoded by the exons ATGGCGTCTGTAGAAGCATTCATTTTTCTCCCATTATGCATGAGTTTCTCGGGAGCTCTGCAGTTGGCTGGATTTGTGTCTCCTGGATGGATCAGGTTTAAAAACAGATTCCACACCATTCACACGGGAATATGGTATACATTGACATGCACAGAGACTTGTGAAACAAGCTCAGTTTATAAGG ATCACGAGGCTGGCAGTTATCATCCATATAGGCCATGGCAAATACAAACGACTATCGCTCTATTAGCATGTGTGATTGCTGTCATTTGTCTTATAAAGACGAGAAATACTACAGGTGCAATAATGGTAAAGTGGCTCACAAACGGTGCATACTGTTCTTTGTTATCAG GGATTTTGAGTTTAGTGCCAGCAGGAACTGTCGCAGACATTGTACGTACTGGTGAGCATGGTGAGGATGATATGCTTTTTCCGTATTCATTGCTTCTTACTGGACTCGGCGGAATCCTCGCTTTGGTAATATCTCTCATATCTTTGTATTCTGTGCAGTCGGGGCAGACGACAAATGAACCGGGTGTCCATTTATCCTCAATGTGA